The following are from one region of the Microbacterium sp. BK668 genome:
- a CDS encoding PH domain-containing protein produces the protein MAFQEVVYRPVFGRALAVITVVVCAVGIVALFWGDVAAGLRYAWPIVLVAVLAWALFWRPSLRVQQHGITVENVLRTYFVPWPAIREIDTRYALTLRTSRRTVSVWAAPAPGRHRTLGLASKDFEGVGESAKGEYGELRPADAVSTPSGNLAQLIRGRWEELRDAGLLAAGEDPDAETVTWHGATVAVLALLAGATVVGLLI, from the coding sequence ATGGCGTTCCAGGAGGTCGTGTACCGGCCGGTCTTCGGCCGTGCCCTCGCTGTCATCACCGTCGTCGTGTGCGCTGTGGGGATCGTCGCGCTCTTCTGGGGGGATGTCGCGGCCGGCCTGCGCTACGCCTGGCCGATCGTGCTCGTCGCCGTCCTGGCGTGGGCGCTCTTCTGGCGTCCGTCCCTGCGTGTGCAGCAGCACGGCATCACCGTCGAGAACGTGCTCCGCACCTACTTCGTGCCGTGGCCGGCGATCCGCGAGATCGACACGCGATATGCGCTGACCCTGCGGACGTCTCGGCGCACGGTGTCGGTATGGGCGGCTCCCGCCCCCGGCCGTCACCGCACGCTCGGCCTTGCGAGCAAGGACTTCGAGGGTGTCGGCGAGTCGGCCAAGGGCGAGTACGGCGAGCTGCGGCCGGCCGACGCCGTCTCGACGCCGAGCGGCAACCTCGCGCAGCTCATCCGCGGTCGTTGGGAGGAGCTCCGCGACGCCGGCCTCCTGGCCGCCGGCGAGGACCCGGACGCCGAGACCGTGACGTGGCACGGGGCCACCGTCGCGGTTCTCGCGCTTCTGGCCGGTGCCACGGTGGTCGGCCTGCTGATCTAG
- a CDS encoding AzlC family ABC transporter permease has translation MSSVPHFDEAHVAGEARRAWRQGLGVALATSAYGISFGALAVAAGLDIWQTCVLSLVMFTGGSQFAFVGVIASGGLAAAPSAIASAALLGVRNAAYGMRMSPIIGAGFWKRAAASQFTIDESTAVSLAQTTPHARLVGFWVTGIGIYVGWNLSTLAGALLGDVLGDPKAYGLDAAAAAAFLALLWPRLRRRQAIAVGVAAAVVATVLTPVLMPGVPVIVAALVAVAVGWFNWLGRAGDDAEEPLDVAEREGLP, from the coding sequence GTGAGTTCGGTCCCGCACTTCGACGAGGCGCACGTCGCCGGCGAAGCGCGGCGGGCGTGGCGTCAGGGTCTGGGCGTCGCCTTGGCCACGAGCGCCTATGGCATCTCGTTCGGGGCGCTCGCCGTCGCGGCGGGGCTCGACATCTGGCAGACCTGCGTCCTCAGCCTCGTGATGTTCACCGGCGGGTCGCAGTTCGCGTTCGTCGGCGTCATCGCGTCGGGAGGTCTGGCCGCCGCGCCCTCGGCGATCGCGTCGGCGGCGCTCCTCGGCGTGCGCAACGCCGCGTACGGGATGCGCATGTCGCCCATCATCGGGGCCGGCTTCTGGAAGCGCGCGGCGGCGTCGCAGTTCACGATCGATGAGTCGACCGCCGTGTCGCTCGCCCAGACGACCCCGCACGCCCGGCTGGTCGGCTTCTGGGTGACGGGCATCGGCATCTACGTGGGCTGGAACCTCTCGACCCTCGCGGGCGCGCTCCTGGGTGACGTTCTCGGCGACCCGAAGGCGTACGGATTGGATGCCGCGGCCGCCGCCGCCTTCCTGGCGCTGCTGTGGCCGCGCCTGCGCCGGCGGCAGGCGATCGCAGTGGGCGTCGCCGCGGCCGTTGTCGCGACCGTGCTCACGCCCGTGCTCATGCCCGGCGTCCCGGTCATCGTCGCGGCGCTCGTGGCCGTCGCCGTCGGATGGTTCAACTGGCTCGGTCGCGCGGGCGACGATGCCGAGGAGCCGCTCGACGTCGCGGAGCGGGAGGGCCTGCCGTGA
- the fdxA gene encoding ferredoxin — protein MTYVIALPCVDVKDRACIDECPVDCIYEGERSLYIHPDECVDCGACEPVCPVEAIYYEDDLPDEWQDYYKANVEFFDDIGSPGGAAKVGVIHKDHPIIAELPPQAD, from the coding sequence GTGACGTATGTGATCGCTCTTCCCTGCGTGGATGTGAAAGACCGCGCGTGCATCGACGAGTGCCCGGTCGACTGCATCTACGAAGGGGAACGCAGCCTCTACATCCACCCCGACGAGTGCGTGGACTGCGGCGCGTGCGAGCCGGTGTGCCCGGTCGAGGCGATCTACTACGAAGACGACCTGCCCGACGAGTGGCAGGACTACTACAAGGCCAACGTCGAGTTCTTCGACGACATCGGCTCGCCCGGCGGCGCCGCCAAGGTCGGCGTGATCCACAAGGACCACCCGATCATCGCCGAACTGCCGCCCCAGGCCGACTGA
- a CDS encoding AzlD domain-containing protein: protein MTLWTALLLSAVICVAWKALGYLVPPKVLDAPRPARIADLLTVALLAALVAVQTLGAGQTIVIDARVPAVLVAAGLLALRAPFLVVVAAAALVAALLRLWGWAS from the coding sequence GTGACCCTCTGGACGGCCCTGCTCCTGTCCGCGGTCATCTGCGTCGCCTGGAAGGCCCTGGGCTACCTCGTCCCGCCGAAGGTCCTCGACGCGCCGCGCCCCGCGCGGATCGCCGACCTGCTGACGGTCGCTCTGCTCGCAGCGCTCGTCGCGGTGCAGACGCTCGGCGCCGGACAGACGATCGTGATCGACGCCCGCGTCCCGGCCGTCCTCGTGGCGGCGGGGCTCCTCGCGCTGCGGGCGCCGTTCCTCGTCGTCGTCGCCGCGGCTGCGCTCGTCGCCGCTCTGCTGCGACTGTGGGGCTGGGCCTCTTGA
- the typA gene encoding translational GTPase TypA, producing MARALRPDLRNVAIVAHVDHGKTTLVDAMLRQTGSFGEHAHVEDRAMDSNDLEREKGITILAKNTAITYNGAHTDIPVTINVIDTPGHADFGGEVERGLSMVDGVVLLVDASEGPLPQTRFVLRKALEAKLPVILLVNKTDRPDARIAEVEEESHDLLLGLASDLHEDVPDLDVDALLDVPVVYASGRAGAASRNRPANGDLPDNDDLEPLFGAILEHVPAPSYDDDAPLQAWVTNLDSSPFLGRLALLRVFNGTLKKGQTVAWVRHDGSHTNARITELLKTRALERYPAESAGPGDIVAIAGIEEITIGETIADPDDVRPLPAIHVDDPAISMTIGTNTSPLVGKVKGHKLTARMVKDRLDRELIGNVSLKVVDIGRPDAWEVQGRGELALAILVENMRREGFELTVGKPQVVTRKGPNGQVQEPYEHLTIDAPEEYLGAITQLMASRKGRMDSMVNHGTGWVRMEFIVPSRGLIGFRTEFLSTTRGTGIANAISHGYDDWAGHIVARQNGSIVADRSGVATPFAMMALQERMSFFVQPTEEVYEGMVVGENTRADDMDVNITKEKKLTNMRSSTADELERLTPPRQLSLEESLEFARDDECVEVTPEKVRIRKVVLDATERGRAAARLKRQDANA from the coding sequence ATGGCGCGCGCCCTCCGCCCCGACCTCCGCAACGTGGCCATCGTCGCGCACGTCGATCACGGCAAGACCACCCTCGTCGACGCCATGCTGCGCCAGACCGGCTCGTTCGGCGAGCACGCGCACGTCGAGGACCGTGCGATGGACTCGAACGACCTCGAGCGCGAGAAGGGCATCACGATCCTCGCCAAGAACACGGCGATCACGTACAACGGTGCCCACACCGACATCCCGGTCACGATCAACGTCATCGACACGCCCGGTCACGCCGACTTCGGCGGCGAGGTCGAGCGCGGCCTGTCGATGGTCGACGGGGTGGTCCTGCTCGTCGACGCGAGCGAGGGACCGCTGCCGCAGACCCGCTTCGTGCTGCGCAAGGCGCTCGAGGCGAAGCTTCCCGTCATCCTCCTCGTCAACAAGACCGACCGGCCGGACGCGCGCATCGCCGAGGTCGAGGAGGAGAGCCACGACCTGCTGCTCGGTCTCGCGTCCGACCTCCACGAGGACGTGCCGGACCTCGACGTCGACGCGCTGCTGGACGTTCCCGTCGTGTATGCGTCCGGGCGTGCCGGCGCGGCATCCCGTAACCGTCCCGCCAACGGCGACCTTCCCGACAACGACGACCTCGAGCCGCTGTTCGGCGCGATCCTCGAGCACGTGCCCGCCCCCTCGTACGACGATGACGCGCCCCTCCAGGCCTGGGTCACGAACCTCGACTCGAGTCCGTTCCTCGGCCGCCTCGCCCTGCTGCGGGTCTTCAACGGCACGCTCAAGAAGGGCCAGACGGTCGCGTGGGTGCGCCACGACGGCTCGCACACCAACGCACGCATCACGGAGCTTCTGAAGACCCGTGCGCTCGAGCGGTACCCGGCAGAATCGGCAGGCCCCGGCGACATCGTCGCCATCGCCGGTATCGAGGAGATCACGATCGGCGAGACGATCGCCGACCCCGACGACGTGCGCCCGCTGCCCGCGATCCACGTCGACGATCCCGCGATCTCGATGACGATCGGCACGAACACCTCGCCCCTCGTGGGGAAGGTCAAGGGTCACAAGCTCACCGCGCGCATGGTGAAGGACCGCCTCGACCGCGAGCTCATCGGAAACGTCTCGCTCAAGGTCGTCGACATCGGGCGTCCGGACGCCTGGGAGGTGCAGGGGCGCGGCGAGCTCGCGCTTGCGATCCTCGTCGAGAACATGCGCCGCGAGGGCTTCGAGCTGACGGTCGGCAAGCCCCAGGTCGTGACGCGCAAGGGGCCGAACGGACAGGTGCAGGAGCCCTACGAGCACCTCACGATCGACGCGCCCGAGGAGTACCTCGGCGCGATCACGCAGCTCATGGCCTCGCGCAAGGGCCGCATGGACTCGATGGTGAACCACGGCACCGGCTGGGTGCGGATGGAGTTCATCGTCCCCTCGCGCGGACTCATCGGCTTCCGCACCGAGTTCCTCTCGACGACCCGCGGAACGGGCATCGCGAACGCGATCTCGCACGGCTACGACGACTGGGCGGGGCACATCGTCGCGCGTCAGAACGGCTCGATCGTCGCGGATCGCTCCGGCGTCGCGACCCCGTTCGCGATGATGGCGCTGCAGGAGCGCATGAGCTTCTTCGTGCAGCCCACGGAAGAGGTGTACGAGGGCATGGTGGTCGGCGAGAACACGCGCGCCGACGACATGGACGTCAACATCACCAAGGAGAAGAAGCTCACCAACATGCGCTCGTCGACTGCCGACGAGCTCGAGCGGCTGACCCCGCCGCGCCAGCTCTCGCTCGAGGAGAGCCTCGAGTTCGCGCGCGACGACGAATGCGTCGAGGTGACTCCCGAGAAGGTGCGCATCCGCAAGGTCGTGCTCGATGCGACGGAGCGCGGCCGCGCCGCGGCGCGCCTCAAGCGTCAGGACGCCAACGCGTAG
- a CDS encoding histidinol dehydrogenase translates to MRSPSALARVATWFVAFVVGAVYGLAGTIAHTYALGWFPLGLVLAVIGSGALLVAVRLLTADRWAALGTGLGIAVATLVFSGRGPGGSVIVAQAAEGEFDAGMVWTVSVLILIVLVVAWPDLSGVRREEPSRSELD, encoded by the coding sequence GTGCGTTCCCCCTCAGCTCTCGCGCGTGTCGCCACGTGGTTCGTGGCGTTCGTGGTGGGAGCCGTGTACGGGCTCGCGGGAACGATCGCGCACACGTACGCGCTCGGCTGGTTCCCGCTCGGGCTCGTGCTCGCCGTCATCGGCAGCGGGGCGCTCCTCGTGGCCGTACGCCTGCTCACCGCGGATCGCTGGGCGGCCCTCGGGACCGGCCTCGGCATCGCGGTCGCGACGCTCGTGTTCTCGGGTCGGGGCCCCGGCGGGTCCGTCATCGTCGCGCAGGCCGCGGAGGGGGAGTTCGACGCCGGCATGGTGTGGACCGTCTCGGTGCTCATCCTCATCGTGCTCGTCGTCGCGTGGCCCGACCTCTCCGGCGTCCGGCGGGAAGAGCCCTCGCGCAGCGAACTAGACTGA
- the dapC gene encoding succinyldiaminopimelate transaminase, translating to MGVADLADYPWDAVAPYAARARQHPGGIVDLSIGSPVDPTPAVVARALSAATDAHAYPQTVGTPALREAVAAWFARRRAVPGLTPADVLPSIGSKELVALLPLLLGLGPGDIVVHPRAAYPTYEVGARLVGATPVAADDPGEWPEATRLVWINSPGNPDGRVWDVAALRAAVAHARRLGAVLASDECYAELGWDAPWDAEPVPSALDPRVTEGDLTGILSAYSLSKQSNLAGYRAAFLAGDPAILARLLTARKHLGLMLPQPIQAAMVAALSDDAHVAEQKERYRARRNRLKPAVEAAGFRIDRSEAGLYLWATEGRDAWESLARLADLGILAGPGHFYGDHFPQHVRFSLTASDERIAAAAERLHAR from the coding sequence GTGGGAGTCGCCGACCTCGCGGATTACCCGTGGGACGCCGTCGCGCCGTACGCGGCGCGGGCTCGGCAGCATCCCGGCGGGATCGTCGACCTCTCGATCGGCTCACCGGTCGATCCCACTCCCGCGGTCGTCGCCCGGGCCCTGTCCGCCGCCACCGACGCCCACGCATACCCCCAGACCGTCGGCACCCCCGCACTGCGCGAAGCCGTCGCGGCATGGTTCGCCAGACGCAGAGCGGTGCCTGGTCTGACGCCGGCGGATGTGCTCCCCTCGATCGGCTCCAAGGAGCTCGTCGCGCTCCTGCCGCTCCTCCTCGGCCTCGGGCCCGGCGACATCGTGGTCCATCCTCGTGCGGCCTACCCGACGTACGAGGTCGGTGCCCGCCTCGTCGGGGCCACGCCCGTGGCCGCCGACGATCCGGGGGAGTGGCCCGAGGCCACGCGGCTCGTGTGGATCAACTCGCCCGGCAACCCCGATGGGCGGGTCTGGGACGTCGCGGCGCTCCGCGCCGCCGTCGCGCACGCACGGCGACTCGGCGCCGTGCTGGCGTCGGACGAGTGCTACGCCGAACTCGGCTGGGACGCGCCGTGGGACGCGGAACCGGTGCCGTCGGCGCTCGACCCGCGTGTGACGGAGGGCGACCTGACCGGCATCCTCTCGGCCTACTCGCTGAGCAAGCAGTCGAACCTGGCCGGCTACCGGGCGGCCTTCCTCGCGGGCGATCCCGCGATCCTCGCCCGGCTCCTCACCGCCCGCAAGCACCTCGGCCTGATGCTGCCCCAGCCCATCCAGGCCGCGATGGTCGCCGCCCTCTCCGACGACGCGCACGTCGCCGAGCAGAAGGAGCGGTATCGCGCACGGCGCAACCGGCTCAAGCCCGCCGTCGAGGCCGCCGGCTTCCGCATCGATCGCAGCGAGGCGGGGCTCTATCTGTGGGCGACCGAGGGACGCGATGCGTGGGAGAGCCTCGCCCGGCTCGCCGACCTCGGCATCCTCGCCGGTCCCGGACACTTCTACGGCGATCACTTCCCGCAGCACGTGCGGTTCTCCCTCACCGCGAGCGACGAGCGCATCGCCGCGGCGGCCGAGCGGCTGCACGCCCGCTGA
- a CDS encoding ABC transporter ATP-binding protein: protein MTDTKGLDADTTAPRDTLPERILEVENLGVEFWVEGEFYPAAIDMNYVVRRGEVLAIVGESGSGKSTSSMALLGLLPENSRVTGSIKLLGRELRGVDDATLRSLRGNEIAVIFQEPMTALNPVYTVGFQIMEALRSHDRSMSPSGAKERAVELLRMVEMPNPEQSFHKYPHQLSGGQRQRAMIAQSISCDPLLLIADEPTTALDVTVQAEVLDLLRSLHKRLDSAIILITHDMGVVADLADRIMVMKNGVVVESGTVHEIFHNPQHPYTQQLLASVPHLGLGVLEEIDPDAPAEVETSTTTVPAIAAIRERATEAADEVPETRTPILSFKDVAIEYPKRGRIPAFRAAEDINLDIYPGEIMGLVGESGSGKTTLGRAAIGLLPIAEGRLSVVGTDISKPASKDLFAIRRKTGIVFQDPASSLNPRMPIGQSIGEPILLSGEAKGKDLDKRVESLLSQVELPTSYRNRFPHELSGGQRQRVGIARALALAPQLLVADEPTSALDVSVQARFLDLLQDLQQQLQFACLFISHDLAVVDILAHRIAVMHHGKLVEMGTRDEILRGATDPYTQRLIAAVPVPDPEEQRRRREARALLLERTGAGAES from the coding sequence ATGACTGACACGAAGGGCCTCGACGCCGACACGACGGCGCCGCGCGACACCCTCCCCGAGCGCATCCTCGAAGTCGAGAACCTCGGCGTCGAGTTCTGGGTCGAGGGCGAGTTCTACCCCGCCGCGATCGACATGAACTACGTCGTCCGGCGCGGCGAAGTGCTCGCCATCGTGGGCGAGTCGGGCTCCGGCAAGAGCACGAGCTCGATGGCGCTGCTGGGTCTCCTGCCCGAGAACTCGCGCGTCACCGGATCCATCAAGCTCCTCGGGCGCGAGCTGAGGGGCGTGGATGACGCGACGCTGCGGTCGCTCCGCGGCAACGAGATCGCGGTGATCTTCCAGGAGCCGATGACGGCGCTCAACCCCGTCTACACGGTCGGCTTCCAGATCATGGAGGCGCTGCGCTCGCACGACCGCTCGATGTCGCCGTCGGGCGCCAAGGAGCGGGCTGTCGAGCTCCTCCGCATGGTCGAGATGCCCAACCCCGAGCAGTCGTTCCACAAGTACCCGCACCAGCTGTCGGGCGGCCAGCGTCAGCGGGCCATGATCGCGCAGTCGATCTCGTGCGATCCGCTCCTGCTCATCGCCGACGAGCCGACGACGGCGCTCGATGTCACCGTCCAGGCCGAGGTCCTCGATCTTCTGCGCAGTCTGCACAAGCGCCTCGACTCGGCGATCATCCTCATCACGCACGACATGGGCGTCGTCGCCGACCTCGCCGACCGGATCATGGTCATGAAGAACGGCGTCGTCGTGGAGTCCGGCACGGTGCACGAGATCTTCCACAACCCGCAGCATCCCTACACGCAGCAGCTCCTCGCGTCGGTGCCGCACCTCGGGTTGGGCGTGCTCGAAGAGATCGATCCGGATGCCCCTGCGGAGGTCGAGACGAGCACGACGACAGTTCCGGCGATCGCCGCGATCCGCGAGCGCGCGACGGAGGCCGCCGACGAGGTGCCCGAGACCCGGACGCCGATCCTCTCGTTCAAGGACGTCGCGATCGAATACCCCAAGCGCGGCCGGATCCCCGCCTTCCGGGCGGCGGAGGACATCAACCTCGACATCTACCCCGGCGAGATCATGGGCCTCGTGGGCGAGTCCGGGTCCGGGAAGACGACCCTCGGCCGCGCGGCGATCGGGCTGCTGCCCATCGCCGAGGGCCGGCTCTCCGTCGTCGGCACGGACATCTCGAAGCCCGCGTCGAAGGATCTCTTCGCGATCCGCCGCAAGACGGGCATCGTGTTCCAGGACCCGGCGTCGTCGCTGAACCCGCGCATGCCGATCGGCCAGTCGATCGGCGAGCCGATCCTCCTGTCGGGCGAGGCGAAGGGCAAGGACCTCGACAAGCGCGTGGAGTCGCTGCTCAGCCAGGTCGAGCTTCCGACGTCGTACCGCAACCGCTTCCCGCACGAGCTGTCGGGCGGCCAGCGCCAGCGCGTCGGCATCGCCCGCGCTCTCGCCCTCGCTCCGCAGCTGCTCGTCGCCGACGAGCCGACGTCGGCGCTCGACGTCTCGGTGCAGGCCCGCTTCCTGGACCTCCTGCAGGACCTCCAGCAGCAGCTGCAGTTCGCGTGTCTCTTCATCAGCCACGACCTCGCCGTCGTCGACATCCTGGCCCACCGCATCGCCGTCATGCACCACGGCAAGCTCGTGGAGATGGGAACGCGCGACGAGATCCTCCGCGGTGCGACCGACCCCTACACGCAGCGACTCATCGCCGCCGTTCCGGTGCCGGACCCCGAGGAGCAGCGCCGCCGTCGCGAGGCCCGCGCGCTGCTCCTGGAGCGCACGGGCGCGGGTGCGGAGAGCTGA
- a CDS encoding ABC transporter permease subunit: protein MASFIIRRLIASIFVLFAATFLMYILVSFAGDPLEDLKQSSAPNKAQLIEARTRLLNLDVPAPLRYFLWLGGLFRGDFGVSIQNQPVNALLANAITSTLTLVTTATVVAILMGLTVGIVSALRQYSGFDYGVTLLAFLFFSLPIFWVAVLLKQYGAIQLNNWLNDPTISVPVIIGLSLFAGVIWMSLIGGRWRRRLIVFGVSAVATGAVLTFLSVTQWFADPGIGIAVYIVLAVGIAFGVTAISTGLRNRRALYASLIVAALGIALYYPMTNYLLNGMTLWLFLLFAVLSVVISGAIGWFMGAPDRAPVARTTAIVGFLTAGLIALNKYMSYWEAYANSSRVRGRPIATVGASTPGLGGNFWVQGIDLFTHLLLPTIAIILVSFASYTRYSRASLLEVMNQDYIRTARAKGLTQRTVVVRHAFRNALIPITTIIAFDVGALIGGAVVTETVFGWVGMGRLFVNGLAASDPNPVMAFFVVTGTLAVVFNLIADLVYAGLDPRIKVG, encoded by the coding sequence ATGGCTTCATTCATCATTCGGCGGCTGATCGCATCGATCTTCGTGCTGTTCGCCGCGACGTTCCTGATGTACATCCTCGTGTCGTTCGCGGGCGATCCCCTCGAAGACCTCAAGCAGAGCAGCGCCCCCAACAAGGCCCAGCTCATCGAAGCCCGCACCAGGCTTCTCAACCTCGACGTCCCCGCTCCGCTGCGCTACTTCCTGTGGCTCGGCGGTCTCTTCCGCGGCGACTTCGGGGTCAGCATCCAGAACCAGCCCGTCAACGCACTGCTGGCGAACGCGATCACGTCGACGCTGACGCTCGTGACCACCGCCACCGTCGTGGCGATCCTGATGGGCCTCACGGTCGGCATCGTGTCGGCCCTCCGCCAGTACAGCGGCTTCGACTACGGCGTCACGCTCCTGGCGTTCCTGTTCTTCTCGCTCCCCATCTTCTGGGTCGCCGTGCTCCTCAAGCAGTACGGCGCGATCCAGCTCAACAACTGGCTCAACGACCCGACGATCTCGGTTCCCGTGATCATCGGCCTGTCGCTGTTCGCGGGAGTCATCTGGATGTCGCTGATCGGCGGCCGATGGCGCCGGCGACTGATCGTCTTCGGCGTGTCCGCGGTCGCGACCGGCGCGGTCCTCACCTTCCTCTCGGTGACGCAGTGGTTCGCCGATCCGGGCATCGGCATCGCCGTCTACATCGTGCTGGCTGTCGGCATCGCCTTCGGCGTGACCGCCATCTCCACGGGGCTTCGCAATCGCCGGGCGCTGTACGCGTCGCTCATCGTGGCCGCGCTCGGCATCGCGCTGTACTACCCGATGACCAACTACCTGCTCAACGGCATGACGCTGTGGCTGTTCCTCCTCTTCGCTGTCCTGTCCGTCGTCATCAGCGGCGCCATCGGGTGGTTCATGGGGGCTCCCGACCGCGCGCCGGTCGCCCGGACGACGGCCATCGTCGGGTTCCTCACCGCCGGTCTCATCGCGCTCAACAAGTACATGTCGTACTGGGAGGCGTACGCGAACTCCAGCCGCGTGCGCGGTCGTCCCATCGCGACGGTGGGCGCGTCGACGCCCGGCCTCGGCGGGAACTTCTGGGTGCAGGGCATCGACCTGTTCACCCACCTGCTCCTGCCGACGATCGCGATCATCCTCGTCTCGTTCGCGAGCTACACCCGCTACTCGCGCGCGAGCCTCCTCGAGGTCATGAACCAGGACTACATCCGCACGGCGCGCGCGAAGGGCCTGACGCAGCGCACCGTCGTCGTGCGCCACGCGTTCCGCAACGCGCTGATCCCGATCACGACGATCATCGCGTTCGACGTGGGCGCGCTGATCGGCGGCGCCGTCGTGACCGAGACCGTCTTCGGATGGGTCGGCATGGGGCGCCTCTTCGTCAACGGCCTCGCGGCCTCCGATCCCAATCCCGTCATGGCGTTCTTCGTCGTGACCGGCACCCTGGCGGTGGTCTTCAACCTCATCGCGGACCTCGTCTACGCGGGCCTCGACCCGAGAATCAAGGTGGGCTGA
- a CDS encoding ABC transporter permease produces the protein MNTTVTQEPGTGEDSARAEISIEQKETEGLSQGQIVRRRFFRHRGALIAMIVLAFIVILAFTSVGINLWGLRITGWWPYSWDQIAPKVNNGVPTLSLVPFQIGEHPFGQDEVGRDIFAVVMRGAQQSLMVMVIAGVVATTIGVVIGAFAGYYRSRTDSILMRFTDIVITIPLIVIGAVLGNAFGSLGAAVLGVVIGLFAWTTMARLVRGEFLTLREREFVDAARVSGARDRRIIFRHILPNSIGVIVVNATLLMAGAILLESALSYLGFGVQSPDTSLGKIVSDNQAAFSTRPWLFWWPGLFIIAIALCVNFIGDGLRDAFDPRQKKKPSERAMARSGRAGGPVAPILDTTEPKERATVTVAGEAVYASEDVVNYHDPRPDRPGDPTNEPLNPER, from the coding sequence ATGAACACCACAGTCACGCAGGAGCCCGGCACGGGCGAAGACTCGGCCCGCGCCGAGATCTCGATCGAGCAGAAGGAGACCGAGGGTCTCAGCCAGGGACAGATCGTCCGGCGCCGGTTCTTCCGTCACCGCGGCGCGCTCATCGCGATGATCGTCCTCGCCTTCATCGTGATCCTCGCCTTCACGTCTGTCGGCATCAACCTCTGGGGATTGCGGATCACCGGATGGTGGCCCTACTCGTGGGATCAGATCGCGCCGAAGGTCAACAACGGCGTGCCCACGCTGAGCCTCGTGCCCTTCCAGATCGGAGAGCACCCGTTCGGACAGGACGAGGTCGGCCGCGACATCTTCGCCGTCGTCATGCGCGGTGCCCAGCAGTCGCTCATGGTGATGGTGATCGCGGGCGTCGTCGCCACGACGATCGGCGTGGTCATCGGGGCGTTCGCCGGCTACTACCGCTCGCGCACCGACTCGATCCTGATGCGTTTCACCGACATCGTCATCACGATCCCGCTGATCGTGATCGGTGCCGTCCTCGGCAACGCGTTCGGAAGCCTCGGCGCCGCCGTGCTCGGCGTGGTGATCGGCCTGTTCGCGTGGACGACGATGGCGCGCCTCGTGCGCGGCGAGTTCCTCACGCTCCGCGAGCGGGAGTTCGTCGACGCCGCCCGCGTATCGGGTGCCCGCGACCGGCGCATCATCTTCCGGCACATCCTCCCCAACTCGATCGGCGTCATCGTCGTCAACGCGACGCTGCTCATGGCCGGCGCCATCCTGCTCGAGTCCGCGCTCAGCTACCTCGGCTTCGGTGTGCAGTCGCCCGACACGTCGCTCGGCAAGATCGTGTCCGACAACCAGGCCGCGTTCTCCACGCGACCCTGGCTGTTCTGGTGGCCGGGCCTGTTCATCATCGCGATCGCGCTGTGCGTCAACTTCATCGGCGACGGTCTGCGCGACGCGTTCGATCCTCGTCAGAAGAAGAAGCCGAGCGAGCGCGCGATGGCGCGTTCCGGTCGTGCCGGTGGTCCGGTCGCCCCGATCCTCGACACGACCGAGCCGAAGGAGCGCGCAACCGTCACCGTCGCAGGCGAGGCCGTGTACGCGAGCGAAGACGTCGTGAACTACCACGACCCGCGTCCCGACCGACCCGGTGACCCGACGAACGAGCCGCTCAACCCGGAGCGGTGA